In the Burkholderia glumae LMG 2196 = ATCC 33617 genome, one interval contains:
- the trpS gene encoding tryptophan--tRNA ligase, giving the protein MKGTHEGKVILTGDRTTGPLHLGHYVGSLKTRIALQESNTQFILLADLQALTDNAERYKRVTDNVIEVALDYLAVGIDPEKSTIFVQSQVPELTEIANLFLNFVTVSRLERNPTIKEEIRLRGFERDIPAGFLTYPVSQAADITAFKATLVPVGDDQLPMIEQTNELVRRINGLLGPLDRPVLTECEALIPKTGRLPGIDGKAKMSKSLNNALNLGASAADIKTAVKKMYTDPNHLKVSDPGTVEGNVVFAYLDAFDPDTQAVEELKAAYRRGGLGDGIVKERLENILHELLAPIRERREHYSKDKGEVLRTLKAGTEKARTVAGATVAELKRALGLVYF; this is encoded by the coding sequence ATGAAGGGAACACACGAAGGGAAGGTCATTCTTACGGGCGATCGGACTACTGGGCCGCTGCATCTAGGTCACTATGTTGGCTCGCTCAAAACGCGAATTGCACTACAGGAATCGAACACTCAGTTTATTCTGCTGGCCGATCTGCAAGCGCTAACCGACAACGCGGAGCGCTATAAACGCGTGACGGATAACGTCATTGAGGTTGCGCTTGATTATCTGGCCGTGGGAATTGATCCGGAAAAAAGCACGATTTTTGTCCAATCGCAAGTTCCGGAATTGACCGAAATCGCCAACCTGTTTCTCAATTTCGTGACGGTTTCACGGCTGGAACGCAATCCGACGATCAAGGAAGAAATCCGCCTGCGTGGGTTCGAACGTGATATTCCCGCGGGCTTCCTGACATACCCGGTCAGTCAGGCTGCTGACATCACGGCGTTCAAAGCGACGCTCGTACCTGTTGGTGACGACCAACTGCCGATGATCGAGCAAACGAACGAACTGGTTCGACGTATCAACGGACTGCTGGGGCCATTGGATCGACCGGTGCTGACGGAGTGTGAAGCACTTATACCGAAAACTGGCAGACTCCCGGGCATCGACGGAAAAGCCAAAATGAGTAAGTCGCTAAACAATGCGCTCAACCTCGGCGCGTCGGCTGCAGACATCAAAACGGCCGTGAAGAAAATGTACACCGACCCGAACCATTTGAAAGTGAGCGACCCCGGAACGGTTGAGGGCAACGTCGTATTTGCTTATCTCGATGCCTTCGACCCGGATACGCAGGCGGTCGAAGAATTGAAGGCTGCGTATCGCCGGGGCGGTTTGGGCGATGGCATCGTCAAAGAAAGGCTCGAAAACATTCTGCACGAACTGCTGGCGCCTATTCGTGAGCGTCGCGAACACTATTCAAAAGACAAGGGCGAAGTACTTCGTACCCTGAAAGCCGGAACGGAAAAGGCGCGGACTGTTGCGGGGGCAACGGTCGCAGAGTTGAAACGCGCCCTTGGGTTGGTCTATTTTTGA
- the speD gene encoding adenosylmethionine decarboxylase, which produces MDDTGYHYLIDAHVKQPNLLRDASRLKHIFSNALDGFSVLNFVDHKFGEGGGVTGLFLLAESHCSYHTYPESAYIAIDVFTCGREPSEIVPRLIDALDCEHHVIRYQRRGTCTIPSAHSAMPQPAQYVEA; this is translated from the coding sequence ATGGACGACACCGGCTACCACTATCTGATCGACGCACACGTCAAGCAACCGAATCTTCTGCGCGACGCCTCGCGGCTCAAGCACATCTTTTCGAACGCACTCGATGGCTTCAGCGTGCTCAATTTCGTCGACCACAAGTTCGGCGAGGGCGGCGGCGTGACCGGCCTGTTCCTGCTCGCCGAATCGCACTGCTCGTATCACACCTACCCGGAATCGGCGTACATCGCGATCGACGTGTTCACCTGCGGACGCGAGCCCTCCGAGATCGTGCCCCGGCTGATCGACGCACTGGATTGCGAACATCACGTGATTCGCTATCAACGCCGCGGCACCTGCACCATTCCCTCGGCGCACTCCGCCATGCCGCAACCAGCGCAGTATGTGGAGGCCTGA
- a CDS encoding iron-containing redox enzyme family protein: protein MNDINTQFAALEQRISTTWAEILQNSQLARSIQAGEFSKELYMIYMLETYHYTSHNARNQAVAGVAHPENPVYMKFCFDHAADEAGHEMMALHDLRSLGQAEGELVLPAPLPATETLIGYLYWASEHGNPYRRLGYSFWAESSYQYINPLVGKVRQQLGLKDSQLTFFVAHSSIDEEHAREVRSVIERVAKSQEDWDAIGETAEVSLRLTGQMLDEVHREYMKLVSGQPSRYRAVCDALFPNR, encoded by the coding sequence ATGAACGACATCAACACCCAATTCGCGGCACTCGAGCAACGCATCAGCACGACCTGGGCCGAGATTCTCCAGAACTCCCAGCTGGCCCGCTCCATTCAGGCCGGCGAGTTCTCGAAAGAGCTGTACATGATCTACATGCTCGAAACCTATCACTACACCTCGCACAACGCCCGAAACCAGGCCGTGGCCGGCGTCGCGCATCCGGAAAACCCGGTCTACATGAAGTTCTGCTTCGATCACGCGGCGGACGAGGCCGGCCACGAGATGATGGCCTTGCACGATCTGCGCTCGCTGGGTCAGGCCGAGGGCGAACTCGTACTGCCCGCGCCGCTCCCCGCCACCGAAACGCTGATCGGCTATCTCTACTGGGCATCGGAACACGGCAACCCGTACCGCCGGCTCGGCTACAGCTTCTGGGCCGAAAGCTCGTATCAGTACATCAATCCGCTCGTCGGCAAGGTCAGGCAGCAACTCGGTCTCAAGGATAGCCAACTGACCTTCTTCGTGGCGCACTCGTCGATCGACGAGGAGCACGCTCGCGAAGTGCGCTCGGTAATCGAGCGAGTCGCGAAATCCCAGGAAGACTGGGACGCCATCGGCGAAACGGCCGAAGTCAGCCTGCGCCTGACCGGCCAGATGCTGGACGAGGTCCATCGCGAATACATGAAGCTCGTGAGCGGCCAGCCGAGCCGTTACCGTGCCGTGTGTGACGCGCTGTTTCCGAACCGGTGA
- a CDS encoding DUF3419 family protein translates to MATYFKHLNYTLGDEDAETEMNMLAEGAEHVFAIADCGSRIVPLLARAPRKLTCVDISPAQLAVTRLRIALLRQVERDEYCRFLGYLDGMSPETRRALFAGLELEARHRTVLEAMFDRIAWGPLVYEGKFERMLITLSKVTRAVLGRACDRLFEQTDVKAQADYFRNGFPRFRWRCVLALLGNSTALNSLLYKGEFPEKNLPESYLRIYTGIFERLLTQFPARSSFFLQLIFLGRIRFAEGLPVECRPDIYASAQANLRACDVQFIEGDVLQAFGATGGGIDYLSLSDVPSFLEDDAARRCLQIARPHMRAGGLAVIRGHVRIIRPTLEGFRDESQRFTEAVSRESTGLWQIHAFKAV, encoded by the coding sequence GTGGCGACCTACTTCAAGCACCTCAATTACACGCTCGGTGACGAGGATGCGGAAACGGAGATGAACATGCTGGCCGAAGGGGCCGAGCATGTTTTCGCGATCGCCGATTGCGGCAGCCGCATCGTTCCGCTTCTGGCCCGCGCGCCCCGGAAATTGACCTGCGTCGACATCAGCCCGGCACAGCTGGCCGTCACGCGCCTGCGCATTGCCTTGCTGCGCCAGGTGGAGCGGGACGAATACTGCCGCTTCCTGGGCTACCTCGACGGCATGTCGCCCGAGACACGCCGGGCGCTGTTCGCCGGCCTGGAGCTGGAAGCGCGCCACCGCACCGTGCTGGAGGCGATGTTCGATCGCATCGCCTGGGGGCCCCTCGTGTACGAGGGGAAGTTCGAGCGGATGCTGATCACGCTGTCGAAAGTCACGCGCGCCGTACTCGGTCGAGCCTGCGATCGGCTGTTCGAACAGACTGACGTGAAAGCTCAGGCCGACTACTTCCGGAACGGCTTCCCGCGCTTCCGGTGGCGATGCGTACTGGCACTGCTCGGCAATTCCACCGCGCTGAACTCGTTGCTGTACAAGGGCGAATTTCCGGAGAAGAACCTGCCGGAAAGCTATCTGCGCATCTACACCGGCATCTTCGAGCGCCTTCTCACCCAGTTCCCGGCGCGATCGAGCTTCTTTCTTCAGCTGATCTTCCTCGGGCGCATACGCTTCGCGGAAGGGCTGCCGGTGGAATGCCGTCCCGACATCTATGCCAGCGCTCAGGCCAACTTGCGAGCGTGCGACGTGCAGTTCATCGAGGGTGACGTGTTGCAGGCCTTCGGCGCGACGGGGGGAGGAATCGACTATCTTTCGTTGTCCGATGTTCCCTCGTTTCTGGAAGACGATGCGGCACGGCGCTGCCTGCAGATCGCGCGGCCTCACATGCGCGCGGGCGGACTGGCCGTGATTCGAGGCCATGTGCGGATCATACGGCCCACGCTGGAAGGCTTCCGTGACGAGTCGCAGCGTTTTACCGAAGCCGTGTCGCGTGAATCGACCGGTCTATGGCAAATTCATGCCTTCAAGGCTGTCTAA
- a CDS encoding pyridoxamine 5'-phosphate oxidase family protein: MTHDRQAAYPTEEPHRVKRIAYRASYAPEVVHAILDAGYVCHISFVEAGLPQIIPMTYWRDAEHVYFHSAAHGRFAEACKSGPIALSVTLMDALVLGHSAINHSVNFRSVVVHGRPEVILDREQKRAAMREFFRRTLPGRWETLRTVRDDELDAMSVFRLTLDQVAAKIRNEFPDQEDHMPETPVWTGILPCSTVFRPAVPDGRFPPVALPDHLKAFAGKPEFSDRIDGTR; encoded by the coding sequence ATGACCCATGATCGCCAAGCCGCGTATCCGACCGAGGAGCCGCATCGGGTGAAACGCATTGCCTATCGCGCTTCGTATGCCCCTGAGGTGGTGCATGCGATCCTCGACGCCGGCTACGTCTGTCATATTTCGTTCGTCGAGGCGGGGCTGCCGCAGATCATCCCGATGACCTACTGGCGCGACGCCGAGCACGTGTACTTCCACTCCGCCGCGCACGGACGATTTGCCGAGGCCTGCAAGTCCGGCCCGATCGCGCTGTCGGTCACGTTGATGGACGCGCTCGTGCTCGGCCACAGCGCGATCAACCACTCGGTCAACTTCCGGTCGGTCGTCGTGCATGGCAGGCCGGAGGTGATTCTCGATCGCGAGCAGAAGCGCGCTGCGATGAGGGAGTTTTTCCGTCGGACCTTGCCGGGACGTTGGGAGACGCTGCGCACGGTGCGCGACGACGAACTCGATGCGATGTCGGTGTTCAGGCTGACGCTCGACCAGGTGGCGGCCAAGATCCGCAACGAGTTTCCGGATCAGGAGGACCACATGCCGGAAACACCGGTCTGGACGGGTATTCTTCCGTGCTCGACGGTGTTCCGGCCCGCGGTGCCCGACGGCAGATTTCCGCCCGTGGCGCTGCCGGACCATCTGAAGGCATTCGCCGGCAAGCCTGAATTTTCGGATCGCATCGACGGGACTCGCTGA
- a CDS encoding serine hydrolase domain-containing protein: MRIKKSVSIAAIASLCLLIVSWNLLRLPSPIVLLDLEFGWTPTSQTFRLFQNRLLEKSAQPLVLNTAEPRFNHAVTWKGADSNVDDFLKNTQTRAFLVIQDGKIAYERYANGYSAASKFASYSVAKSFVATMVGAALFDGRIHSLQDPIGNYLEPGDVREQYRRVTIEQLLSMRSGIDAAESYDSAFAPVVQMYLTTDLNRFLSRVSGFRHPPGQEFEYRSVDTLVLSKVLTRATGVPLSAYAQQKLWTPLGASSDASWSLDSATHGVEKSFCCLNATARDFAKLGLLYLAEGDLAGHRIVSRDWALAPGKSPNPTDALAYFDGWWIPPNHGRDRDFAAIGIYGQFVYVNPSTHTTIVKLSEYGAEQDELDTLLAMRQIAHSITAAQ, translated from the coding sequence ATGAGAATTAAAAAATCAGTTTCAATCGCGGCAATTGCGTCGCTGTGCCTGCTGATCGTTTCGTGGAACCTGTTGCGTCTGCCGAGCCCGATCGTGCTCCTCGATCTCGAGTTCGGCTGGACCCCGACCAGCCAGACATTTCGGCTCTTTCAGAATCGACTGCTCGAAAAATCCGCCCAGCCCCTTGTGCTGAACACCGCCGAGCCTCGGTTCAATCACGCCGTGACCTGGAAAGGTGCCGATTCGAACGTCGACGATTTCCTGAAGAACACGCAGACTCGCGCATTCCTGGTGATTCAGGACGGAAAGATCGCGTATGAGAGATACGCGAACGGCTACAGCGCCGCCTCGAAATTTGCGTCTTACTCGGTAGCGAAGTCCTTTGTCGCCACGATGGTGGGGGCTGCCTTGTTCGATGGACGGATTCACTCGCTGCAAGATCCGATCGGCAACTATCTCGAACCCGGCGACGTGCGCGAGCAGTATCGTCGCGTGACCATCGAACAGCTGCTTTCCATGCGATCCGGCATCGACGCGGCCGAGAGCTACGATTCCGCCTTCGCGCCGGTCGTGCAGATGTACCTGACCACCGATCTGAACCGCTTTCTGTCACGTGTATCGGGGTTTCGTCATCCGCCGGGACAGGAATTCGAGTACCGGAGCGTGGACACGCTGGTGCTGTCGAAGGTCTTGACGCGCGCCACGGGCGTACCGCTGTCGGCCTACGCGCAGCAGAAGCTGTGGACTCCGTTGGGCGCATCTTCCGACGCGAGCTGGAGTCTGGACAGCGCGACACACGGCGTGGAGAAATCCTTCTGCTGCCTCAATGCCACCGCGCGCGATTTCGCGAAGCTCGGTTTGCTGTATCTGGCGGAAGGCGATCTGGCGGGCCACCGTATCGTGAGTCGTGACTGGGCGCTCGCGCCCGGCAAGTCTCCGAACCCGACCGATGCCCTTGCCTACTTCGATGGCTGGTGGATTCCGCCGAACCACGGGCGCGACCGGGATTTTGCCGCAATCGGCATCTACGGGCAGTTCGTCTACGTCAATCCGTCCACGCACACGACGATCGTGAAGCTCAGCGAGTACGGTGCGGAGCAGGACGAACTCGACACCTTGCTGGCGATGCGCCAGATCGCGCACTCGATCACCGCCGCGCAATGA
- a CDS encoding IS5 family transposase (programmed frameshift) yields MARRKISNELWVALEPLIPEFSPSPKGGRRRTVDDRAALNGILYVLQTGIPWEDLPQELGFGSGMTCWRRLRDWQAAGVWQRLHLAMLRRLREHDQIDWERASLDGASVSKPPGGQETGPNPTDRGKLGSKRHIVVDARGIPLAITITGANRHDSMAFEPTLDAIPAVPGLNGQPRKRPSKLHADKGYDFARCRRYLRQRGIKTRIARRGIESSERLGRHRWVVERTHAWFAGFGKLRIRFERRLDIHAALLFLAAAVICSRFVDDLC; encoded by the exons ATGGCAAGACGCAAAATCAGCAACGAGTTGTGGGTGGCGCTGGAACCTCTGATTCCGGAGTTCTCGCCATCACCCAAAGGCGGACGCCGGCGCACGGTCGATGATCGAGCTGCGCTCAACGGCATCCTGTATGTGCTGCAAACCGGTATCCCGTGGGAGGACCTCCCACAAGAGCTGGGCTTCGGCAGCGGCATGACGTGCTGGCGACGTCTACGAGATTGGCAAGCAGCCGGCGTATGGCAGCGACTGCATCTGGCGATGCTGCGTCGGTTGCGTGAACACGACCAGATCGATTGGGAGCGCGCGAGCCTCGATGGAGCCAGCGTCTCCA AGCCCCCGGGGGGGCAGGAAACCGGCCCCAACCCGACGGACCGAGGCAAGCTCGGATCGAAACGACACATCGTCGTAGATGCACGCGGCATCCCGCTGGCTATCACGATTACGGGAGCCAACCGGCACGATTCGATGGCATTCGAACCCACGCTTGATGCCATTCCTGCGGTACCGGGCCTGAACGGCCAGCCGCGCAAGCGTCCGAGCAAACTGCACGCTGACAAAGGGTATGACTTCGCGCGTTGCCGGCGTTATCTGAGACAGCGCGGCATCAAGACCCGTATCGCCCGCCGCGGTATCGAAAGCAGCGAACGGCTGGGGCGACATCGTTGGGTCGTCGAGCGCACGCACGCTTGGTTCGCCGGATTTGGAAAGCTCCGGATTCGCTTCGAGCGCCGTCTCGATATTCATGCTGCTTTGCTCTTCCTGGCTGCCGCCGTTATCTGCTCGAGATTCGTGGATGATTTGTGTTAG
- a CDS encoding MarR family winged helix-turn-helix transcriptional regulator: MNKNRLSAREQALWHALKRLGETVLARVGSEIETATGISGSDFAILSRLEDLGGGTLSQQALLQSLDWEKSRLSHQLTRMEARGLVARVSQDTARAINIALLPAGADAIAAARPAHAKAVRAVLRQIDEEDGHRLIALMERLEGRGSARRPV, from the coding sequence ATGAACAAGAATCGGCTTTCGGCTAGGGAGCAAGCGCTATGGCATGCACTGAAGCGGCTGGGCGAAACGGTCCTGGCCCGCGTGGGTTCCGAGATTGAGACTGCGACGGGCATTTCCGGCTCGGACTTCGCGATCCTTTCTCGCCTAGAAGACCTCGGGGGGGGGACACTCAGTCAACAGGCGCTGCTGCAATCGCTCGATTGGGAAAAGAGCCGTCTATCGCACCAACTCACGCGAATGGAGGCGCGTGGTTTGGTGGCTCGCGTGTCTCAAGATACCGCACGCGCGATCAACATCGCGTTGCTCCCTGCGGGTGCTGACGCGATTGCCGCCGCGCGACCCGCACACGCGAAAGCCGTGCGTGCCGTCCTTCGGCAAATCGATGAGGAAGACGGTCATCGCCTGATTGCGCTTATGGAGCGTTTGGAAGGGCGGGGGAGTGCTCGCCGGCCTGTCTGA
- a CDS encoding SDR family NAD(P)-dependent oxidoreductase, with product MATPIDFTRAQVLITGGGQGIGLALAKRFLAVGSRVLVTGRHESKLEQARRAHRGLEIFVNNISSAAGRIELATHVAEAMPGLNVLINNAGYQRRVSLAADDAPWSDSQAEIDTLLSGPIHLTRLLVPLLLAHGGAGMIVNVTSGGAYFPQPFAPVYSACKAALHSFTVNLRFAMSKTAYRVVELIPPAVQTGLGGTDAGHGAPLDEFADSVFKQLSVGERDEIGFGPTASPRFEQAAAPYREMFQEFQTRTPVKLYGD from the coding sequence ATGGCCACCCCGATCGATTTCACGCGTGCGCAGGTACTGATAACTGGCGGCGGCCAGGGCATCGGCCTGGCGCTTGCGAAGCGCTTCCTTGCGGTAGGCAGCCGCGTGCTCGTCACCGGCCGTCACGAGTCGAAGCTTGAGCAGGCAAGACGGGCTCATCGTGGCCTGGAGATCTTCGTCAACAACATCAGCAGTGCTGCTGGGCGCATCGAGTTGGCGACGCATGTGGCCGAGGCGATGCCGGGGCTCAACGTGCTTATCAACAACGCGGGCTACCAGCGAAGGGTCTCGCTAGCTGCCGACGACGCTCCGTGGAGTGACTCGCAAGCCGAGATCGATACGCTGCTCTCCGGGCCTATCCACCTCACTCGGTTGCTGGTTCCGCTGCTGCTCGCGCACGGCGGCGCCGGCATGATCGTCAACGTCACATCAGGTGGTGCGTACTTTCCTCAACCCTTCGCTCCGGTCTACAGCGCCTGCAAGGCGGCGCTGCACAGCTTCACGGTCAATTTGCGATTCGCGATGTCGAAAACGGCCTATCGCGTCGTCGAACTGATTCCGCCTGCGGTGCAGACAGGCCTCGGCGGTACTGATGCTGGTCATGGGGCTCCGCTCGACGAATTTGCCGACTCGGTGTTCAAGCAGCTGAGCGTCGGCGAGCGCGACGAGATCGGCTTTGGCCCCACCGCGAGTCCTCGCTTCGAGCAGGCGGCGGCGCCGTATCGCGAAATGTTCCAGGAGTTCCAGACCCGCACGCCGGTTAAGCTCTACGGTGACTGA
- a CDS encoding heme-binding protein, which produces MLPSAGVAFGVAWTAASHGLSTPTWNAALENPQVAPLACRPRMAAVAGGCPILVDGRVVWAASAFRAAMRSRDRELGELALKQRRFGLR; this is translated from the coding sequence GTGCTCCCGAGCGCCGGCGTCGCCTTCGGGGTGGCCTGGACGGCCGCCTCGCACGGCCTGTCGACGCCCACCTGGAACGCCGCGCTCGAGAATCCGCAGGTTGCGCCGCTCGCCTGCCGGCCGCGCATGGCGGCGGTGGCCGGCGGCTGTCCGATCCTCGTCGACGGACGGGTGGTGTGGGCGGCATCGGCATTTCGGGCGGCAATGCGCAGCCGGGATCGCGAGCTGGGCGAGCTGGCGTTGAAGCAGCGCCGGTTCGGGCTGCGTTGA
- a CDS encoding polysaccharide deacetylase family protein: protein MSFHLSFDDGPGPSTPHLLDVLREASCAATFFVLGCHLEQAPEMAARIVREGHRLGNHTWTHARPGALTDAALIDEIAATDALIRAAHRLAELPPPDAIALRLPYGLQPDDPRAAVLARLSREHTGWSAILDDWQHPPPAPQVLCAAMREHLAEQHAMQRDVLFCLHDGSRHGEARPATVEAVRLFLQTAR from the coding sequence ATGTCATTCCACCTCAGTTTCGACGACGGCCCCGGCCCGTCCACGCCCCACCTGCTCGACGTGCTGCGCGAGGCGTCGTGCGCGGCGACCTTCTTCGTGCTGGGCTGCCACCTGGAGCAGGCGCCCGAGATGGCGGCCCGCATCGTGCGCGAAGGCCATCGGCTCGGCAATCACACCTGGACGCATGCCCGGCCCGGCGCGCTGACCGACGCGGCGCTGATCGACGAGATCGCGGCCACCGACGCGCTGATCCGCGCGGCCCATCGGCTGGCCGAGCTGCCGCCACCCGATGCCATTGCGCTGCGCCTGCCCTACGGCCTGCAGCCCGACGACCCGCGCGCCGCCGTGCTGGCACGGTTGTCACGCGAGCACACCGGCTGGAGCGCGATCCTCGATGACTGGCAACACCCGCCGCCGGCCCCGCAGGTGCTGTGCGCCGCGATGCGCGAGCACCTGGCCGAGCAGCACGCGATGCAACGCGACGTGCTGTTCTGCCTGCACGACGGCTCGCGCCACGGCGAGGCGCGGCCGGCCACGGTCGAGGCGGTGCGGCTGTTCCTGCAGACGGCGCGCTGA
- a CDS encoding phosphotransferase enzyme family protein, with the protein METPEFWLHRHWGLWPAHVRALSSGHTNKSFRVDAANGAAVLRVSWAGKAAAQVRREVAALVALAGLDASDAWRGLPAVPRLRETVDARPGVRLDDGRWLHLFEAIDGEPGLPDDARAGTIAAMRALAPLHAALNTLPSGAAAPAAWLDARFARVAARPAPACLAAEQRAQYAAVIDRIGAHLAAAARWLDGPTQWLHGDYHAGNLLFADGVLRGVLDFDDMGQGAPWLEAAFAAFALSRDASVETHFVFDTDLRDAGLAAYAAGRCYAAPGWLGTRREAVMMLFCAEQTLIHLEAAQRGLWTPGPGIGFLGGWRQLLDGAMPIG; encoded by the coding sequence GTGGAAACGCCCGAATTCTGGCTTCACCGGCACTGGGGCTTGTGGCCGGCGCACGTGCGGGCGCTGTCGTCCGGCCATACTAACAAAAGCTTTCGCGTCGACGCTGCGAATGGTGCTGCGGTGCTGCGCGTGTCGTGGGCCGGCAAGGCCGCCGCGCAGGTGCGGCGCGAGGTGGCGGCACTGGTGGCGCTGGCCGGGCTCGATGCCTCGGATGCGTGGCGTGGCCTGCCGGCCGTGCCGCGCTTGAGGGAGACCGTCGATGCGCGGCCCGGCGTGCGGCTCGACGACGGGCGCTGGCTGCATCTGTTCGAGGCGATCGACGGTGAACCCGGCCTGCCCGACGACGCGCGTGCCGGCACGATCGCGGCGATGCGCGCGCTCGCGCCGCTGCATGCGGCGCTGAACACGCTGCCGTCCGGGGCCGCCGCGCCGGCTGCCTGGCTCGATGCACGATTCGCCCGCGTGGCGGCACGGCCCGCTCCGGCGTGCCTTGCCGCCGAGCAACGCGCGCAATACGCGGCGGTGATCGACCGGATCGGCGCGCATCTCGCGGCCGCGGCCCGCTGGCTCGATGGCCCGACCCAATGGCTGCATGGCGACTATCACGCGGGCAATCTGCTGTTTGCCGATGGTGTGCTGCGCGGCGTGCTCGATTTCGACGACATGGGGCAGGGCGCGCCGTGGCTCGAGGCCGCGTTCGCGGCGTTCGCGCTGTCGCGCGACGCGAGCGTGGAAACGCATTTCGTGTTCGATACCGATCTCCGGGATGCCGGGTTGGCGGCCTATGCGGCAGGTCGGTGCTATGCCGCGCCCGGCTGGCTCGGCACGCGTCGCGAGGCGGTGATGATGCTGTTCTGCGCCGAGCAGACGCTGATCCACCTCGAAGCCGCGCAGCGTGGGCTGTGGACGCCCGGCCCGGGGATCGGTTTTCTTGGCGGCTGGCGGCAACTGCTCGATGGCGCGATGCCGATCGGCTGA
- a CDS encoding cephalosporin hydroxylase family protein produces MSERSSARMRDISIEWLARAAEFDHLFQTRWLGERFFHLPGDMLAIQELVWRERPDCIVQTGVAAGGGVVFSASMLALTGDHGRVIAVEPRLRDEVKTRLREHRLGGRITLIEGDSCADATLAAVREQIPDGARVMSILDLTHTHAHVLRELECYAPLVSPGSYAIVMDTIMEYLPAATFEGKPYGRGNNPATAVRAFLAADHRFEADLDIEDRVLMTLSPGGFLRRVR; encoded by the coding sequence ATGTCCGAGCGCAGTTCAGCCCGCATGCGGGACATCAGCATCGAGTGGCTCGCGCGCGCGGCCGAGTTCGACCATCTGTTCCAGACGCGCTGGCTCGGCGAGCGCTTCTTCCACCTGCCCGGCGACATGCTCGCGATCCAGGAGCTGGTGTGGCGCGAGCGCCCCGACTGCATCGTGCAGACGGGCGTGGCGGCCGGCGGCGGCGTGGTGTTCTCGGCCTCGATGCTGGCGCTGACCGGCGACCACGGCCGCGTGATCGCGGTGGAGCCGCGCCTGCGCGACGAGGTGAAGACGCGCCTGCGCGAACACCGCCTGGGAGGCCGCATCACGCTGATCGAGGGCGACTCGTGCGCCGACGCCACGCTCGCCGCCGTGCGCGAGCAGATTCCCGACGGCGCGCGCGTGATGTCGATCCTCGACCTCACGCACACCCACGCGCACGTGCTGCGCGAGCTCGAATGCTACGCGCCGCTGGTTTCGCCGGGCAGCTACGCGATCGTGATGGACACGATCATGGAATACCTGCCCGCCGCTACCTTCGAGGGCAAGCCCTACGGCCGCGGCAACAACCCGGCCACGGCCGTGCGCGCCTTCCTCGCCGCCGACCACCGTTTCGAGGCCGACCTCGACATCGAAGACCGCGTGCTCATGACGCTGTCGCCCGGCGGCTTCCTGCGGCGAGTGCGCTGA